One stretch of Tenrec ecaudatus isolate mTenEca1 chromosome 18, mTenEca1.hap1, whole genome shotgun sequence DNA includes these proteins:
- the PRSS54 gene encoding LOW QUALITY PROTEIN: inactive serine protease 54 (The sequence of the model RefSeq protein was modified relative to this genomic sequence to represent the inferred CDS: deleted 1 base in 1 codon), with translation MVSAAVRLGDGRMTGMLLLLLCVSHSSAKCGIQKSLLSDILEDTVVHSKMFPWVVSLQDSQYSHLAFGCILSEFWILSSASTFQHRKNVVVLVGIANMDARKRGHTEYPVNTIILHEAFNNHSMRNNIALLKTDSPMQFNDLVQPICFLSRRLHNPPTFRTCWVAGWNPTSATGEHMTMSVLRKMAVKSVKSCPLSQLPETACCTHKEEKVENICLGDPGNPVICELLQQDLWVLRGVLNEGGEQCTGPFVYTRVEHYSDWILEESDRVGPSLNSLQHWEKLALPSMDLKNIKLQRTHAVHPGRFHVHHHKPGWHASHFLPGKHSRNNLYFRPPGLREAGRTSELAIQPMYYDYYGGGSGEGGTISGRNGCHRPRGTMLLCLLLLLLCSGT, from the exons ATGGTGTCGGCTGCAGTCCGTTTGGGGGATGGCAGA ATGACAGGGATGCTCTTGTTACTGCTGTGTGTCTCCCACTCTTCGGCCA AGTGCGGCATCCAGAAAAGCTTACTCTCGGACATTCTCGAGGACACTGTGGTCCACAGCAAGATGTTCCCGTGGGTGGTGTCCCTACAGGATTCCCAGTACTCCCACCTGGCTTTCGGCTGCATCCTTAGTGAGTTCTGGATCCTCAGCAGCGCGTCCACCTTTCAGCACAG GAAGAACGTGGTCGTTCTAGTTGGTATAGCTAACATGGACGCCAGAAAGAGAGGCCACACAGAGTATCCAGTCAATACCATTATCCTCCATGAGGCCTTTAATAACCACTCCATGAGAAACAACATAGCCCTCCTGAAGACAGACTCGCCGATGCAGTTCAACGACCTGGTCCAGCCCATCTGCTTCCTCAGCAGGAGGCTGCATAACCCACCAACCTTTCGGACCTGCTGGGTGGCAGGATGGAACCCCACCTCTGCA ACAGGAGAGCACATGACGATGAGTGTGCTGAGGAAAATGGCTGTGAAAAGCGTGAAATCGTGCCCCCTAAGCCAGCTTCCAGAAACAGCCTGCTGCACTCAcaaagaggagaaagtggagaaCATCTGCTTG GGGGACCCAGGAAACCCAGTGATCTGCGAGCTGCTGCAACAGGACCTGTGGGTCCTCAGAGGGGTCCTCAATGAAGGCGGTGAGCAATGCACGGGCCCGTTTGTATACACCAGGGTAGAACACTACAGCGACTGGATCTTGGAGGAGTCTGACAGGGTCGGCCCCAGCCTCAATTCCCTCCAGCACTGGGAGAAGCTGGCCCTGCCCTCCATGGATCTGAAGAACATCAAGCTACAGAGGACACATGCTGTCCACCCTGGGAGGTTTCACGTGCACCACCATAAACCAGGCTGGCATGCTAGTCATTTTCTGCCAGGAAAACACTCTAGAAACAATCTCTACTTTCGTCCACCGGGCCTGAGGGAGGCAGGCCGGACCTCGGAGTTAGCCATTCAGCCGATGTACTATGACTACTATGGTGGGGGTTCAGGGGAAGGGGGCACCATCTCAGGCCGCAACGGCTGCCATCGGCCCCGAGGCACCATGTTGCTTTgcctcctgctgcttctcctttgcAGTGGGACCTAA